From the genome of Candidatus Aenigmatarchaeota archaeon:
AACCTGATGAGAGAGGAAGCGGAGAGGAAAAAAGTCTTGGAGATCTTAGCAGAAGTCAAGAAAAATCCGGAAAAGGCAAAGTATGGCCATGATACAGAAAAGGAAACCGAAAGAATAAAGGAAATCATAGTGGTAAGTTCCTTGGTCGAAAAATATGAAAACGCGATGAATGAGATGGAAAAAAATGGCGCAAAAGTCACGATTATCGATGCGGAAAAAGATTATGCAAGTGAGCTAAGAAAATTCGAGGCGGTGGGATTGCTTTACTGGTGATTAAAAATTCTCCACATGATCCAGAACTTCAGATAAACTCTCCGAAGACAATATTTTTACCCTAAGATCCTTTGATCCATTGAAACCCCTGAAAAACCAGGTGGCCTGAAGCCGGAGCCGCACAAGATCGCCAAGGATTTCTGTGCCTTTCAGCTTATCCAGGTATTTGGCAAATAATTTTTTTTGGTATTCTTTTCCCTCCCTCTCAAGCAGTTCCCCTGTCCGAAAATAATGGCAAAAGCTCTTGAATATTGCCGGGTTTCCCATCGCAGCCCGCCCAACCATAAGCCCATCAGCGTAAGTTCCAAGATACCTGTCGATATCCTCTTCGGACTTTATATCTCCATTTCCAATAATCAAAATGCCTGACTGCTCATAAAGAGCCTTTATGGCCTGCCAGTCCGCCCTCCCAGAATACTTCTGCTCAGCAGTCCTTGCATGCAGGGTTATTGCTTCGGCTCCTGCCTGCTCGATTTCCCTTGCTATATCCAGGTAGTTCTTCTGCTTGTACCCAAGGCGAATCTTCGCAGTCACAGGAGCCCCAGACATTTTGACGGCAGCAGACACTATTTTGCCAACACTTCCCGGGTCTTTTAGAAGCACGGAGCCGCAGTTCCTGCTTGTCAGTGTATAAGCAGGGCAGCCAAAGTTTATGTCAATTATATCTGCTTCGTCCCGTATGGCTTCTACTGCCTTTGAAAAGCTTTCCGAAACCGAGCCAAAGAGCTGGATGCAGTTTATCCTGAGGTTCCTTCTTTCATAAAGAGATCTTGGCACCTTCCCCCTCGCCAATCCCTCAACTGGCATAAGCTCCGAGCAGGTGTACGAGGCGCCCATCTCCTCGCAAAGTTCCCTGAATGCGATATCGGTAACTCCCGCCATTGGGGCAAGAATGAAGGGGTTCTTCCGGAGTTGCTTTTTCAAGTTCAGCGCCATAACAACTATTGGCAGATTATACGCCCTTAAGCTTTCTAAATACCCTTCTAGCTTCCTCTGGAAGCTTAACCGTAAAGACCAATGCAAGGTTATATATGGTCTGGAAATTATCGGCTACCTCGGCGGATTTCTCATTGCAATAGCATTAGCCCCTCAGCTGATAAAAACCTGGAAAACTAAGTCTGCAAGGGACATTTCTCTCCTCTGGACGAGCATCTCACTCACTGGGCTTATCCTGTACGGCGTATATGCCGCGCTAAACGGAGTTTATCCCCTTCTAACCTTTGCTGTGATAGAGGCAGCATGATTCTGGTGCTGATTGCGCTAAAGATAAGATACGATTCGGCAAAAAGCCACACCACAAGCAAGGAGAGCGCTCACGCTGAAAAAGAACAAAAAAAGTAAAACCAAAAAAAGAAAATTATCTGAAAACCTCTATGCCTAAGCTGGCGGATGACTCGGTCTGCACTTCTCCGGGCTTTCTCTGTTCCATTGGGCCAAGGATGTATGGAGACTTAACACCTGTGACTATGGTGATTACCTGGATTTTGCCTTCCATCTCATCCAGGATCCTTGCTCCCCAAATGGTCTGCGCTTCCTGAGACATGTGCTTTGTGACCGTCTGTCCGACTTCGTTTACTTCCTCCAGCTTCAAGTCAGGGCCGCCGATGATTTGTATCAGGGCGCCTGTTGCTCCGGCATAGTCGACATTTAGCAATGGATGGCTTAGTGCCTGTTTTACTGCTTCCTTTGCCTTGTCTGAAGAGTTTGCGAGGCCGATTCCAATAGTGGAAACGCCTCCAGACCTCATGATGGTCCTTACATCTGCGTAGTCCAGGTTAACAAGAGACGGCTGGGATATTGTTTCGGTAACTCCCTTTACCATCTGCGATATTACCTGGTCGCACAGCTTGAAGGATTCCCTCAAAGGCCTGTTTCCGGCAAACTCCAAAAGCCGCTGGTTCTCTATGACGATTACGGTGTCCGATGCCTGCCTGAGATTGTAGAGCGCGTCCTCTGCCTTCCCCATCCTTGCGCCTTCTATCTGGAAAGGAAGTGTCGCTGTCGCGATGACGACTGCTCCCTGCTCTTTGGCAATTTTTGCTACAACTGGCGCGGAGCCGCTTCCTGTACCGCCGCCAAGGCCAGTAACTATGAAGACGAGGTTTGCCCCTTTGAGCAGTTCCCTCACTTCATTTTTGCTTTCCTCGGCTGCTTTTGCGCCAACGTTCGGCTCTCCTCCAGCGCCAAGCCCTTTTGTAAGGTCTTTCCCGATAAGGATTTTCTTGTGCGCCTTTGTCATGACGAGGTGAGCGGCATCTGTGTTCAATGCCACGGTTTGAGCCCCTAGGATTCCCAGTTCGGTCAAACTGCTGATGACATTTGAGCCCATGCCGCCACAGCCAACGACATATATCTTCGGTGTGTAGCTTTCGATTCCAAATTCGCTCTTCATCTCTGCTGCCAGGTCCTTGATGTTGACGCTTTCCTTATTGTAGATTTTCTTTTCGTCGCTCGTTATTGCCCCGGCTCTCTCTTCGCTTTTCTTCTGTGCCTTATTGTCCACCGCAAACGCGGATTCGAATAGATCTTGTATGGTCATTTTGTCTTACCTATAGCTTGTATATAATAGCCACTCAACTATATAGATTCCTCTACCGAAAAGAATATATAGTTTTATGACACTATATACTTATTGAACTTACGAAATTCCCCAATTTCGACACTAAAATCAAAAAGCAGTTCCCCAACTGCTTTTTAACACCCTAAACTAAACTTGTATTTTGTACTATAAATTTATTTGTGGAATCTGACAAATACTTAGAAAGGCATA
Proteins encoded in this window:
- the ftsZ gene encoding cell division protein FtsZ gives rise to the protein MTIQDLFESAFAVDNKAQKKSEERAGAITSDEKKIYNKESVNIKDLAAEMKSEFGIESYTPKIYVVGCGGMGSNVISSLTELGILGAQTVALNTDAAHLVMTKAHKKILIGKDLTKGLGAGGEPNVGAKAAEESKNEVRELLKGANLVFIVTGLGGGTGSGSAPVVAKIAKEQGAVVIATATLPFQIEGARMGKAEDALYNLRQASDTVIVIENQRLLEFAGNRPLRESFKLCDQVISQMVKGVTETISQPSLVNLDYADVRTIMRSGGVSTIGIGLANSSDKAKEAVKQALSHPLLNVDYAGATGALIQIIGGPDLKLEEVNEVGQTVTKHMSQEAQTIWGARILDEMEGKIQVITIVTGVKSPYILGPMEQRKPGEVQTESSASLGIEVFR
- a CDS encoding PQ-loop repeat-containing protein, which encodes MKGFFRSCFFKFSAITTIGRLYALKLSKYPSSFLWKLNRKDQCKVIYGLEIIGYLGGFLIAIALAPQLIKTWKTKSARDISLLWTSISLTGLILYGVYAALNGVYPLLTFAVIEAA
- a CDS encoding tRNA-dihydrouridine synthase family protein; its protein translation is MALNLKKQLRKNPFILAPMAGVTDIAFRELCEEMGASYTCSELMPVEGLARGKVPRSLYERRNLRINCIQLFGSVSESFSKAVEAIRDEADIIDINFGCPAYTLTSRNCGSVLLKDPGSVGKIVSAAVKMSGAPVTAKIRLGYKQKNYLDIAREIEQAGAEAITLHARTAEQKYSGRADWQAIKALYEQSGILIIGNGDIKSEEDIDRYLGTYADGLMVGRAAMGNPAIFKSFCHYFRTGELLEREGKEYQKKLFAKYLDKLKGTEILGDLVRLRLQATWFFRGFNGSKDLRVKILSSESLSEVLDHVENF